TCCAAATAATAGTTCAAGGATTTCGGAAACTGATGACTGTAGATACGAAAGGTTCCGCCTTTTTTCGCTTCAAGAGAAGCGATCGGGTTGTGTCCTCGAAGAGCGACCGGAATCGAATCCGGACTTCCGTTCCAAGGAAGAGTCTCCACAACCACGGAAGTTTCGGGTTCCTCCTTGTCTCCGCAGTTGGAAACTAGAAAACAAGAAAGGACAAAAAGAATGCAAAAAACGGAATATAATATTTTTTTCAAGTAACTACCTCGTTTAATTCTTAATTCTATGCGCTTGATATACGTCCGGAATCTGTTTGAGATTGCTCAAAATTTCCTTGAGCTGATCCAAATGTTCCACGTCCACTTCGAAACTCGCCACCAAGTTTCCTCTTTGATCCGTACTCGCCTTGGACTCCCGGATATTGGTTTGTGTGTTGGAAATCGACTTCACAATTTCCATAAAGATACCTTGTCGATCCTTCGACTTCACTTCGATCATCACTGGAATTGATTCGCTCTGACCGTAATCCCATTCGACGGTGATGACCCGCATGGATTCTTCCTGCTCTTGTTGTTTTGCGGTTGCACATCCTTTTTTATGAATGCTCACGCCTCTTCCCCGAGTGACAAATCCGATGATCTCGTCGCCGGGAAGAGGAGAACAACAGCCGGAAAGTCTTACGGGAATTCCGCGAAGTCCCGCGACGATGACCTTACCCGCATCCAAGTCGATTTGTTTCGCGGGTTTTGAGGAAGGTTTTTTCTTAAGCTCTTCTAAAACTTCCGCGTTAAGCGTAATTTCCGCCGCAAACTCGGCTTCTTGTTGAAGATCCTTTTTGGTTTCTTCTCGAAGTCTTCTAAAATAGGCCCGCAGTTTTTGTCTTGCGGAAGGAGTTCTAACGATCCGCAACCAAATCGGAGAAGGTTTTGTTCTTTTATCGGTGATGATTTCGATCTGATCTCCGGATCTAATTTCGGTTCGGAGAGGTAGCATTCTACCGTTGATTCTTCCGCCCTTTGCTTTTAAACCGACATCGGTATGAATTCGAAACGCGAAGTCGAGAATGGTCGCACCCTTCGGTAACTGGAGAATTTCTCCTTTCGGAGTGAAAACGAAAACTTCGTCTTCGTGAAGATCGTATTTGAGTTCTTCGACGAATTCTTTCGGATCGAGAGCGGAATCCTGCCATGAGCTGAGAAGCTCGAGCCACTTTACTTTGACGCTCTTTCCGGATGGAGAAGGTTTACTTTCCTTATACATCCAGTGCGCGGCGATTCCGTATTCGGCGATATCGTTCATTTCACGAGTGCGAATCTGAACCTCGAGAGGTTTTCCGTCCGGACCGATCACAGTCGTATGAAGAGATTGATACATGTTCGTCTTCGGAGTGGCGATATAATCCTTAAAACGACCGGGAACCGGATTCCAAAGAGTATGCACGATTCCTAATACACCGTAACAATCCTTCACCTCGTTCGCGATGATGCGAATCGCTCTGAGATCGAAGATTTCGTTGAAGGTTTTCTCTTTGAGTTTCATCTTGCGATAGATGGAATAAAAATGTTTCGCCCTTCCGTCCACGTCCGCTTCGATCTGAATTTCGGAAAGTCTTTGTAGAAGAATGATCTTCAAGGTTTCGATAAAACCTTCTCTTTCCGACTTCTTGGAATTGATGTTCTTCTTAACGTCCTGGTATTCTTCCGGGTTTAAAATCTGAAACGCGAGGTCTTCGAGTTCGGATTTAATTTTATAAATCCCTAATCTACCCGCGATCGGCGCGTATAAGGAAAGGGTTTCCTGCGCGATTCTTCTTTGTTTTTCGGGAGGCTGAAAGGAAAGAGTCCGCATGTTATGCGTCTTATCCGCGAGTTTGATGAGAATGACTCGGATATCTTTGATCGTCGCAACGATGATCTTGCGGATATTCTCCGCCGCTTCGGTTTCCTTGGACTGACTTTTGATCTTGGAAATTTTAGTGACACCTTCCACAAGATCGGTAATGTCTTCGCCGAAGTCGCGGATCATATCGTCTCGGGAATATTCGGTATCTTCGATTACGTCGTGCAGAAGTCCCGCGCAGATCACCTTCTCGTCCAAACCGAGTTCGTAAAGAATGAATCCGACCTGAAGAGGATGAACTATATAAGGTTCTCCTGATAAACGAAATTGTCCCTGATGCGCTTGTTCTGATACGTCATACGCCTTATGAACGAAATCGTATGCGTGATCTCCGAGGGTTTCACGAACTCCTTCGAGGAGCATATCTTTGGTTGCAGGGGCCTTCACGAATCCCATCTCAGTGTTGCTCTATGTCCAGACCGAGATCCAGAAAACGGGTCGTGTGCGTCAAATAACCCATGCTCACACCCGCCCCCGAAAACTCGGAAAACGCTTCGAGTTTTTCCGGAGTAATTCCTCCCGAAAATTCAATCTGCACGTTAGGCGCCTTTTGCTTGAGAATGGAATACGCCAGCTTTGTATCTTCCAATGAAAAATTATCAAGAAGAATCACTTCGGCGCCGGAACCGATCACGTCTTCGAGCTGTGACAGTCCATCGATTTCGACTTCGACCAGTCTGCCGGGAAACCGTGCTTTGATTTTTCCAACCGGTTCGTGCGAGGAAGAATACATCGCGAGATGATTGTCTTTGATCATTGCCATCTCGGAAAGATTGAGTCTGTGATTGCTTCCGCCTCCGCAGTAAACCGCATACTTTGCGAGCTTGCGATAACCGGGAAGAGTTTTGCGTGTGTCCAAAATCATCAGACCTTTTTGTCCGTATTTTTGAACGACTTCTCCGGTTCGAGTGGAGATACCGGAAAGATATTGTAAAAAATTAAGAAGAATTCTTTCGATTCTAAGTATATGAACGAGGCTTCCGTGAATTTTCAAAAGGGTATCTCCTTTTTGAAAATTCTCCCCATCCTTTTTAAAAAGTTCCGACCGAATTCCGTTTCCACAAAGAGTATTCAAAACTTCTAATACTCCTGTTCCACAAAGAACGCCGGGTTCTCTTGCGTTCAAACTCGCGGTCGCTTTTTGGTCGGGGGAAAAAAGAGAAACGGATGTGATGTCTTCGTCGGGACAATCTTCTTCCCAGGCAAGTTTTACCAGGGTTTCATAATCTTGATAGCTTAGGGAAGAAATCGGATGAGTATAAGCGCGTTTCATTTGACTGCTAAAGAAAGTTTTACAATGCGAAAGCCACAATCAAGTGAATTTCAAAGCTGATTTTTAAAATACGCGGCGGTCGTTGCTTCTTACAGTTCAGTTCGATTTATTTTTGTTCAAGATCTTAACCGAATACTTTGAAAGTTAGACGAAAACGATTTTTGATTCGCCGGATTCTCAAGATTCGAACGAATTACCGAGAACGTGGTCGTTACTCCAGCCACATCTCCAAAAACAAAAAAGGCCCGGTATTTCTACCAAGCCTCTTTTCTCAAAACTCTGAGCTTTTCTACTACTGAAGATTTTCCGGATTTTCCTCTTCTCCGTTTTCTTCTTCAGGAGCTTCTTCGCCACCCGCCGCGTCGGACTGATCGTCAGCCGGAGGTGCAGTCGTAGTTTCTTCCGGTTTCTTCTTATTATCCGGCGCTCCGGACTCTGATTCTTCAGGAGCCGCAGGTTTTTGATTTTGCTCGATTGCTTCTACTTCTTCCGCAGTCGGCTTTTTCTTACTTGGAACCTGGTTCTTATCAAACTTAGTCGGGCCTTTTTTGGGCGGAATCAAGAGAACTTGTTTTGGGAAAATCAGGTTCGGATTCTTAATTTTACCGCGGTTCGCTTCGTAGATTCTTCTCCAAAGCTTCGCAGTTCCGTAATGTCTTTTGTCTTTGGAAATTCTCCAGAGACAATCCGCAGGAACTTTCTTACGAACCACATAACGTTTCCAACCTTCCGGCAAGCCGTCTTCTCCCATTTTTGTGGAAGAATTTTTTCCTTCAGTTGTGTTTTGATTCTTAGTATTATTCTTTTTGTCGTCGCCGGTTTTTGTGTCGCGTCCCGCAACTTTATCGCCGGTTGTTTTTCTTTCCATTCTCTCGGCAAGTTCGGTGGACTGATCCACTACGATTCTCGAAAGACGGATCGCTTCTTCGGAGCGAGAGATAGAATCTTCGTATTTCTCGGAAGAATACAAATCTTCCGCGGACACTCTGGATTCTTCAGCGGCCTTCAGATTCTCTTCCGCTCTTTGGTAAGAAACTTGGAAATCTCTGGAAGCGTTGACTTTATTCTTATCAAAAGATGCAAGTTTTGTGGTCGCACTTGCTACGCTTTGTTTCGCAAGTTCCTTTTGTTTCTCAGCGTAGGCCTTGATATTTTTTGCGACAAGTTCGCCGGATTTCTTACGAATATCGTCGATTTCCGCGTAACCCTCTTTGATCTTTCCTTCTTCGATTTTATATTTCGCTCCATCTAAACGACTTTTCGTTTCAGCGACTTCAGGATCTTTACCTTCCGCATACTTATCCGCGTCGTTCAGATTCTTTTCGATATCAGCGAGAGAATCGATCAATTGTTGTTTTTGAGAAAGTGCTAATACTTTAGATTCGTCCGCGGCTTTTTTGGAATCCGCATATTTCTGACGAGAAGCTTCATACTGATCGAATGCCGCAAGTCTTGTTCTGAGTTTTGCGTCATCCCCGGATTCTCTTGGATAAGATTCCAGAGTTCTGTCAGCGGTTTCACGAAGGGTATCCCCTTCTTTGCGAAGTTGAACCGAAGCGTTGTATGGTTCGGAAGCCAGTTGAGAAGCGTAAGCTTCGTCCGCCGAATCGATTGCGGTTGTGGATTCTTTACGAGCATCGTCTACGGAAGATGGAAACGATTTTTCCGACGCGTCAAGAGCCTTCGCTCTTGCGTATTCCGCCGACTTTTTAGTTTCCCCGAGATCTTCTTCCGAAGCTTTT
This window of the Leptospira barantonii genome carries:
- the nadC gene encoding carboxylating nicotinate-nucleotide diphosphorylase, translating into MWLSHCKTFFSSQMKRAYTHPISSLSYQDYETLVKLAWEEDCPDEDITSVSLFSPDQKATASLNAREPGVLCGTGVLEVLNTLCGNGIRSELFKKDGENFQKGDTLLKIHGSLVHILRIERILLNFLQYLSGISTRTGEVVQKYGQKGLMILDTRKTLPGYRKLAKYAVYCGGGSNHRLNLSEMAMIKDNHLAMYSSSHEPVGKIKARFPGRLVEVEIDGLSQLEDVIGSGAEVILLDNFSLEDTKLAYSILKQKAPNVQIEFSGGITPEKLEAFSEFSGAGVSMGYLTHTTRFLDLGLDIEQH
- a CDS encoding lipoprotein LipL71 is translated as MKSTQRKIFSSFIILLAGFLISCGAELPIQELSDAKNSITRAKAAGAEKYAPGELEEARKSLLTAHQKASEEDLGETKKSAEYARAKALDASEKSFPSSVDDARKESTTAIDSADEAYASQLASEPYNASVQLRKEGDTLRETADRTLESYPRESGDDAKLRTRLAAFDQYEASRQKYADSKKAADESKVLALSQKQQLIDSLADIEKNLNDADKYAEGKDPEVAETKSRLDGAKYKIEEGKIKEGYAEIDDIRKKSGELVAKNIKAYAEKQKELAKQSVASATTKLASFDKNKVNASRDFQVSYQRAEENLKAAEESRVSAEDLYSSEKYEDSISRSEEAIRLSRIVVDQSTELAERMERKTTGDKVAGRDTKTGDDKKNNTKNQNTTEGKNSSTKMGEDGLPEGWKRYVVRKKVPADCLWRISKDKRHYGTAKLWRRIYEANRGKIKNPNLIFPKQVLLIPPKKGPTKFDKNQVPSKKKPTAEEVEAIEQNQKPAAPEESESGAPDNKKKPEETTTAPPADDQSDAAGGEEAPEEENGEEENPENLQ
- a CDS encoding RelA/SpoT family protein — its product is MGFVKAPATKDMLLEGVRETLGDHAYDFVHKAYDVSEQAHQGQFRLSGEPYIVHPLQVGFILYELGLDEKVICAGLLHDVIEDTEYSRDDMIRDFGEDITDLVEGVTKISKIKSQSKETEAAENIRKIIVATIKDIRVILIKLADKTHNMRTLSFQPPEKQRRIAQETLSLYAPIAGRLGIYKIKSELEDLAFQILNPEEYQDVKKNINSKKSEREGFIETLKIILLQRLSEIQIEADVDGRAKHFYSIYRKMKLKEKTFNEIFDLRAIRIIANEVKDCYGVLGIVHTLWNPVPGRFKDYIATPKTNMYQSLHTTVIGPDGKPLEVQIRTREMNDIAEYGIAAHWMYKESKPSPSGKSVKVKWLELLSSWQDSALDPKEFVEELKYDLHEDEVFVFTPKGEILQLPKGATILDFAFRIHTDVGLKAKGGRINGRMLPLRTEIRSGDQIEIITDKRTKPSPIWLRIVRTPSARQKLRAYFRRLREETKKDLQQEAEFAAEITLNAEVLEELKKKPSSKPAKQIDLDAGKVIVAGLRGIPVRLSGCCSPLPGDEIIGFVTRGRGVSIHKKGCATAKQQEQEESMRVITVEWDYGQSESIPVMIEVKSKDRQGIFMEIVKSISNTQTNIRESKASTDQRGNLVASFEVDVEHLDQLKEILSNLKQIPDVYQAHRIKN